The following coding sequences are from one Vicia villosa cultivar HV-30 ecotype Madison, WI unplaced genomic scaffold, Vvil1.0 ctg.003497F_1_1, whole genome shotgun sequence window:
- the LOC131641059 gene encoding uncharacterized protein LOC131641059 produces MPSYAKFLKENLSNKKKLEENETVTLTAECSAIIQNKMPPKLKDPGSFSIPCNIGKFVIDKALCDLGASISLMALSICEKLNMGDLRPTKMSVQLADRSVKYPVGVLENVPVRIGKFYIPTDFIIMDIKEDVNTPIILGRPFLATAGAIIDVKKGKLTFEVGDEKVKFILTQFLQAPTVEDTCYLVDVIDECIREIGLSEESYSEVIRILMPLIFEDDNWRPEYRDDSLSECLALTPNPMPSPKKPTLDLKPFPKTLRYEYLDDELKRPVIVNAELGATETEKLLQVLESIHLR; encoded by the coding sequence ATGCCCTCATATGCTAAGTTCCTAAAAGAAAACTTATCGaataaaaagaaattagaagAGAATGAGACCGTAACACTCACTGCTGAATGTAGTgccataattcaaaataaaatgccaCCTAAGCTGAAAGACCCAGGAAGTTTCTCCATACCCTGCAATATAGGAAAATTTGTCATAGACAAAGCTTTATGCGACTTAGGAGCTAGTATTAGCCTAATGGCTTTGTCCATTTGCGAGAAACTAAACATGGGAGATCTAAGACCAACCAAGATGTCAGTACAACTTGCAGACCGATCTGTCAAGTATCCTGTAGGTGTTCTTGAGAATGTACCCGTCCGCATCGGAAAATTCTACATCCCTACGGATTTCATAATTATGGACATAAAAGAAGACGTCAATACTCCTATAATCTTAGGAAGACCTTTTCTAGCTACCGCTGGAGCCATTATAGACGTAAAGAAAGGCAAGTTGACATTCGAAGTAGGTGACGAGAAGGTCAAGTTTATTCTAACACAATTCCTTCAAGCCCCAACTGTAGAAGATACATGTTATCTGGTGGATGTTATTGATGAATGTATAAGAGAGATAGGATTATCGGAGGAATCCTACTCTGAAGTTATAAGGATTCTGATGCCCCTGATTTTCGAAGATGACAATTGGCGTCCGGAATATCGAGACGATAGTTTAAGCGAATGCTTAGCCTTAACACCCAACCCTATGCCTTCCCCAAAGAAACCAACCTTGGACCTTAAACCATTTCCAAAGACTCTTAGGTATGAATATCTAGACGATGAGCTCAAAAGACCAGTAATAGTCAATGCAGAGCTAGGAGCCACAGAGACTGAGAAATTATTACAAGTTTTAGAAAGTATCCATCTGCGTTAG